The region ACTGATTGCGGTGGGGTGCAATGTAGAATTTTCAAGCGAATGTTTTGGACCTTCTTTCCGATGGTTGACGGATTTCCATTTTGCAAACCAGTTCTATTCATCGACGGGACGCACTTATATGGTAAATACAAATTGCATATGTTGATAGCGTCGGCGGTAGATGGCAACAACCACATAATGCCAGTGGCGTTTGCAATAGTTGAGTCCGAATCTAGTGAgagttttgaatattttttgaatcATCTTGGAGATCAAGTCATTCGCGACCGAAAGGTGGCCATTGTATCAGATCGTGCTCCCGGATTAATATCGGTTTTGAGGCGTCCGGAATGGGAAGGGATTGATCATTTTTTCTGTATTCGGCATTTAATGGCTAATTTCCACACTCATATCAGAAATAATGATATGAAGTTGCTGGCTGAGAAAGCAGGTATTTTGCTGTCACTCGTCAACATTTCTGGTTATTGAACCAAAAAAGAGTATAAATTTTGCATTAACAAATACCTCATATTAACGTGTAGGTCGGACTTTTCAAGAGAAAAAGTACGAGCGATACATGGCCACTATGGCAATAAGATCTCCGGCGGGGTATGCTTATTTGACCGATGAGAGATATCTTAAGAAAGAACAGTGGGCTTTGTGTTGGGACATTAAGGCGCAAAGGAACGGTGTAATGACGACGAACTACGCCGAGTCCATTAATGCAACTCTAAAGAATGTAAGGGGGCTTCCAATCACATCGATGATAGAGGCTATCTTTGACAGACTCAGCGATATGTTCGTCAAGCGTTGGGAAATGTATAAAGGGATAATCGGCAAAGGCGTCATGTTCACTCCGATCTGCAACACGCATCTGAAAAATGCAACATTAAAGGCCCGCACACATAAACTCAAGAAATATAACCCGGACACCCTGACTTATCGAGTGATTACAAAGAAAGACAATTTTCGAAGAAAGGGAGGAAATACTCAGAAGGTCAACCTTCAAATGATGAAGTGCACGTGCGGGAAGTTCCAACACCGCCAGATCCCTTGCTCCCATGCCATGGCAGTCATTCAACAAGAAAAGTTAAACCCTCACAACTACGTAGGGTGGCGGTACCAAACCAAGAATGCCATACAAGCATGGAATActcaatttaatcaattacCTACCGACGAGCTGTGGATTGGTTCTCGGGAGGTGCCATTTATTCCAGACATTAACTTGATAAGAAAGAAGGGACGACCGGTAAACCAAAGGATTAGAAATGATATGGACCAGACCTACAGAGAGGACAGCGACCCTAATTTTTGCAGTAGATGTAGTATCGCCGGCCATAATGCTTCGACTTGTACTAATTATCCTGATATGTGAATTGTAGAAAATCTAAATAGCTGctcttttgaaatttaaagtcttAGTAGTTGCTCTTGCAAATTTTGATGTTATTTGCATTTTGCATTGTGTAATATATAGGTATGAGTTCGTCAAGACGTCAAAATTCTTCGACAATTCAAGTTGTGCAGAAATATGAGGATCATTTTTGTGAAGTTTGGTATGGAAAAAAACGGGCTTTTCAAAATAGCCCAATCCATCCTTGCATGGATAAATCACAAGCCGGACATATATTTGTTGGTCGGCACACAAAAAATTTGAATGATTTTGGAAACGTTGTTGTTTCACCTGAGCCTTCGTGGGGAAAGTTGTGGGAACGCAGATGCGAGATGGAGGCCTACTGTGATTTTCACAGCATTTCTGTACCGGCGGCAATATCCGCAACAATTTCGAGAAACACGGAAACGTCAATCCAATTATTGATGGAACGCCTTCAGATTGAAATACATGTGATGTCTTTACGGCTCAAGACCATTCAGGCCGAGGTTGAGATACCCGGCCATCACACCGCACTTACCGTTGGGTGACAGGTACATCATTTTATTAATACTTACATGAAcaattatttgtaatttttaatttttttattaacaatgTTGTACTTGCGCAGATGGGCGGGTCCGCTAGATTTTCGACGGGTTCTTCATCGCAATCTGGATGCCATGAGATTAGCACTAGATGTATTACGTTACTCGGATGTGAGTTATTTTGGAAAcctttattttatagttatcAATTTGCACAACAACATTGCTAAagtctttattttataaatgcagATCGATTGGCAACCATACACCGAGGATGTTATCAGCCAGCTACATCCTTATTTTTTGGATGGTGCTCAGTTCTGGCGTGCTCGCGTGCCACTGATTTACTATCATATTATCGAGTGACACCAGCCGGATAGGGTGATGGCGCAGTTTGGTTTGCTTCAGCCTATACCTGAGCCACCTTCCCAGCTCCACATCCACCACACTGTCCAGTTTCGGGGGAGCTCAAGCTTCCAAAACACATTTAGCGAGTATGTCGCGATTTGGGACTCCAGGGAACTGTATGTGGTCCAAGGCCCGTTGCTGGACCATCCGCCCCACTTCCATTCAGAGTACATGGAGTGGTACAGACGCATCAGTTGGAGATGGATTACCCATCACGGAGCAGAGACTGGATCAGCTGTATGTAATCTACataattctaatttaaattttcttttatttaatatgctaactgactttctattttaattttttttcagcgTGATGCCATGGAGAGGATTCGCTTACAGTCAGAGGCAGGGTCAAGTATTGGTACTTACGCTCGTAGTTACCAGTTAGGCACCATGGAGGACCGGAGGGACACACAGTGGCCACCCCCAGAGCCTGCTGTTCTGCCACAGCCCTTGCCTCATATAGATCCCCCGACGGTCGACGTACAGCGTATACGAGGTCGTCGTCGGGATAGAGTCAGACCTCACGAGGCGACGCGCGAGATGGCAGAGAACCCTATGCCACCCCCAGTAcgttttaatctaaaatttttttattgaatattaaatcaataattctaataaacaatttgttttttagGTCGACTTTCACGGAGATACTGAGGATTTCGTCCGACAGTATTACGGGTCTACGACGTATTATGGGAGTACCTCAGCGCAGACACAGTGCCCACCAGCTGCATCATTTTCGGTACCACCTACGGACCCTCTCCCGGCACAGGTACGTTTCAatctcaatttaaatattttccaaattaatatcaattataataattattaatttcttttctttcagcATGATTTCTTTGGGGATACCGAGGACTTCATTCGCCGCTATCCAGCTTCGTCTTTTACGGTACCGCCTGCGTCTGTACCCTATGTAGGCCCGTCATTTGGGGAGGCACAGTACATCACGCCGCTGGCCACTCCTCCTCCACAGTTCTCACAGCATCCGGCTTCTGCTTTTACCCCGTTCCAGGCGACTCAGACGGCGCAGACACCTCCTCCTCAGACACCTACGTATTTGCCGACTGTTCCTGTATTTGACGATTCTTGGAACTTTAGCTCCCTGACCACTCCTCCCTCACAGCGGTCCCGACTTATGGAGGGGGGCTACATTCCGATGCTGCCAGGTCAAGATCCGGGCTCCTCTTCTCGCCCGACTCAGAGTCCCTCCCAGATGCATTTTTCTCTGGATGATCCTTGGATCAACAGTTTGGTTCAGGACCCACAGCCGTTTTGTGACTTCCAAGGAATGCAGGCTCCTTCTTTTTCTCTGGGATTAGGGTTAGACCCCTCCTCACAGGCTCCTGCTCCTGAGGTGGATGATGATGACGAGATTGAGGATGTGGCCAGTCCAGTCGCCGATAGTGGAGAGAGAAGCTCCGGACCAGATGGAAGACGTTACCGCCGTTTGACTGATAGTCAGACGAGTCGACGTGTCAACAGGGGTTACGACATGAGGACACGCTTACGGAGTCCTGATAGATCAGACTTTACTGAgtagttttgttatttttgtacaattttaaatttttgcattattaatttatttacggTTACTTTTAATTGTGTTGTatggtttttatatatttatgtataatttctttttaatttatttttatcgcTTAAATATTACTCGGAAAGACGCTCAATTCCTTTTAAATATCGAAATATCGAAATtgtagataatttttatttataatatttcaatttttagttgtgaattttttttaaaaaattaaaaatataataatttgttttttttttaaattctgctgccaatgattggggagagaatctccccaatcattggctGCTTAAGCAGCCCGCAATTAGCCATTGCGGGCTGCTTAAGCACTTAATCCAGCTGTTAATCAGCTGGATTAAGTGGCCCGCAAACAGCCATTGCGGGCCAGATTGCTGCCCGCAATGGCTGTTTGCGGGCAGCGTGGGCCCCAGGcacaaaaatgtaatttttgtggCCTGGGGCACAAAACGGGAAATATTAATTGGGTAGGGGcacttttttgtcaaaaacccCTGCCTCTTGATATCGCCCTCAAAATTGCCTTATCTCTCGAGGTTCAACTTCTCTGCTTCTATACTTTTATTTCTTCAATAAAGTTTATATCCatcttttttaaattgattacaAATTCTGTTTCTTGAAACTTGTAAGGTATCAGATGTTTGTAAATTAGGCAGTTGCTCTAAGTTTTGGAGAGAGCTATGCGGGTCTGATTGCTTATGGGAGTCTCTTGCTAGACAAAGATGGCCTTCAATTCCTTCTCTCCAGAACTCTTCCAACAAGGTTATTTTATTTCTTGATAAACaagttatatttttgtatttccAGCTTTCATGCTTACAAATTATGTTAAAAGAAATTAGCCCACATGGTATTTTTGCAAGAATTGAATTCTTGAACTTTGTTGCTGCTAATTTATTCTGTATCAAACAAAATCTTGATGCTTTTgactggattttttttttcttgatttggTAATTGTAAGTTTTGTGATATTAGGATTGGAGGGAGATTTACATAAAGATGCATAACGAAATGGAGAGCAAAGCTACTGATGTGATCGAGTTCGTGAAGCATTGTTCTTTATCTCAGTCACTTGAGGCTGGAGAATATTCTAAGGCCATTGAATATTTGAACTCGATGCAGTTATCGTTTAGAGATGTTCAGATGTTTCTTCTCAAGCCTAGGCTGAATGTGGTGACTAATTTGGTCGGCTTACACTACTGCATTTTCTGCCTTAAAGTGCAGGTAAGTGAGTTTTTTTCTTgcattttgttgttgttgttagaGATAATCAAATTATTGTTAGAGTCTCATCTAACGGTTTAAACTCTAGAGTGAAGTAGTTGTTTGGTAAGAGTCTCTTTGATCGATTAGTCTAGAATTCCATCCTTAGAAATCCTCATTTGGTTAATTGAAATATTTCAGTATAAGGTAAGATGGACTTATGTGTTTGTTTATTGACGCTTCAAGCCTCGTGGGCATTTTTGCGTGCGGAGTTTGTTAAAGATAATAAAACTAGTCTCACCTAATAGCTTGAGCTCTTAGATGAATTGGTTTGACACTTGTTTTGTTTTTCCCAATTGGTTGCGCCTTGTGATAAAATGGACGCGTATATGGCTTGTTGCACAGTCTGTTTTGTTCGTTTGTGACCATCTCTTGAGTTCTTGAAATGCTGATGCTGATGTAAGCCCTTTGTGTTAAATTACTTTCATAGATAGCTCAAGTTTCATACCTAGCTACAATCCAGAAAATTTGTGGAGCTTCGGAAAGattcaagaaaaatatttatgttattgAATTGGTTAGTCTATGGTGTTACAGTAGAAGCTTTTTGAACTGGATTCTGTTGCAGTTCAATTGTAGCTTGGAGACACATTTGATCAATTTTATTGAGCAGCGAAGAAATCATTTCCAAGCTCTAGTTCACAGTCTTCTTGTCATAACTAGCCTACCTATGAGCAACAGCCACAACTAATTATTTATGCTATTATTACATTGTCGGTATTTTGCTGTCTAGAGTTTTGGCTAAGGCAATGTTCCAAAAAGGGTGAGCTCTAATGAAGGCACTAGTCAGAAACTAAAATATTATGTCATACATGCATATGGCTATGATATGCCGGtcttgtattatatatattccTAGGCTGATATCTTAACGTAAAACAATCGACAGGCGGAGCATCTCATGGAAGCAATCCTGAATTGCAGGATTTCAGAGCGAAAAGTCTGTGTAAAATGGTGGAAGCTCGGAAGATGGTCACGCGGGTTTCGGATGAGGGATGAGTCTCATTCTCGCAATGTATCTTTGGCAGATCTTATGACAGACAAGGGGAAGGAGGTTTTACCGGTCCTTCAACGAGGCGCCATCCATGAGGTCTTACGTGTCGAAATATGCATGTCTACTGCTACATCTTCTCCATGGCTTTGTCAAAGCTCACAGATCCAATTTTAGGAGGACAGAAACTGCAGAGCTTCTCTTCTGTTAGGCAAAGTTCTCATTGCCAATCCTGTGAGTGGAATACTTTTATCACTTCGTAATGCAGCATACTTGTTTTATACTATGTAAAGAATGAAAAGAGTGCAAATGTGATCCCTTCATGTATATATAAGCTTGTGTCTGTAATGTGCATTTGTAAATTGTACAAGTctgtatgtatatttttattgtaaaatccgttatatattaataaagatTTGGAATATATTTCTCAATTTATTAGGATATTAAACATTCCAGTTCgaacttcatttttttataaaaagatcaccgagttattatattttgttaCAGCGGAAGCGGAAGGTCACTCATATAAATACACCGTTTTGCTTACATGAAGAGCTggaattatttaaaaagatataACTTGGtgacctttttttaatttatgataagttcaataacttttttataacaaaatctAACCGAATTTGCCGAAGTGACCTCCTATTGTAACAAAAGTTATATCACAATGATAttattgtaacaaaatgaaatttagtaccatttct is a window of Mercurialis annua linkage group LG2, ddMerAnnu1.2, whole genome shotgun sequence DNA encoding:
- the LOC126669852 gene encoding pollen-specific leucine-rich repeat extensin-like protein 2, which encodes MAENPMPPPVDFHGDTEDFVRQYYGSTTYYGSTSAQTQCPPAASFSVPPTDPLPAQHDFFGDTEDFIRRYPASSFTVPPASVPYVGPSFGEAQYITPLATPPPQFSQHPASAFTPFQATQTAQTPPPQTPTYLPTVPVFDDSWNFSSLTTPPSQRSRLMEGGYIPMLPGQDPGSSSRPTQSPSQMHFSLDDPWINSLVQDPQPFCDFQGMQAPSFSLGLGLDPSSQAPAPEVDDDDEIEDVASPVADSGERSSGPDGRRYRRLTDSQTSRRVNRGYDMRTRLRSPDRSDFTE
- the LOC126669855 gene encoding uncharacterized protein LOC126669855; translation: MKQTESTIQSSLPLDIALKIALSLEVSDVCKLGSCSKFWRELCGSDCLWESLARQRWPSIPSLQNSSNKDWREIYIKMHNEMESKATDVIEFVKHCSLSQSLEAGEYSKAIEYLNSMQLSFRDVQMFLLKPRLNVVTNLVGLHYCIFCLKVQAEHLMEAILNCRISERKVCVKWWKLGRWSRGFRMRDESHSRNVSLADLMTDKGKEVLPVLQRGAIHEVLRVEICMSTATSSPWLCQSSQIQF